A stretch of Fragaria vesca subsp. vesca unplaced genomic scaffold, FraVesHawaii_1.0 scf0511356, whole genome shotgun sequence DNA encodes these proteins:
- the LOC101302513 gene encoding uncharacterized protein LOC101302513, protein MNLLNDAFPFAASGYQQNVVYDNAPDTFPNVSHVDYSSDYDNYNRLVQEVQTPLYPGSEHTVLGIAMEQMQIKNKQGKTKTCFDADIALMKKVLPIGNSCPENFDQVKRMLAGLGLDHQKIDACVNNCFLYYKDNKDQVECPHCYEPRYEASTSSKQKKPIPRKVLRYFPLGPRLQRLYMSSHTAKHMRWHQARHQGEERIDPDNLTHPADGEAWKHFDRSFPEFAGDYRNVRLGLATNGFNPTRNMNLSYNIWHVIVFPYNLPPNKCMRK, encoded by the coding sequence ATGAACCTCTTAAACGATGCCTTCCCGTTCGCCGCCTCAGGATATcagcaaaatgttgtttatgacaaCGCCCCTGACACCTTCCCAAATGTCTCCCACGTTGACTACAgcagtgattatgataattacaACAGGCTTGTACAGGAAGTACAAACCCCATTGTATCCTGGTAGTGAGCATACTGTGTTGGGTATCGCCATGGAGCAAATGCAGATAAAAAACAAGCAGGGAAAGACTAAAACATGTTTTGATGCGGATATTGCACTTATGAAGAAAGTGCTTCCCATAGGTAACAGTTGTCCGGAAAATTTCGACCAGGTAAAAAGGATGTTGGCTGGCCTCGGTCTTGATCACCAAAAGATAGACGCTTGCGTCAATAACTGCTTCTTGtattacaaagacaacaaggatCAAGTTGAGTGCCCACACTGCTACGAGCCAAGGTATGAAGCTTCCACTTCATCTAAGCAGAAAAAGCCTATTCCTAGGAAGGTTCTTCGTTACTTCCCATTGGGTCCTCGTTTGCAACGTTTGTACATGTCTTCCCATACGGCCAAACATATGAGATGGCACCAGGCAAGGCAccagggagaggagaggataGATCCGGATAATCTCACACACCCCgcagacggggaggcttggaagcacttTGACCGTTCTTTTCCCGAATTTGCTGGAGACTATCGAAATGTCAGACTCGGACTTGCAACAAACGGATTCAATCCTACtagaaacatgaatttgtcttacAACATTTGGCATGTGATAGTCTTTCCGTACAATCTACCTCCCAACAAGTGTATGAGGAAATAG